The following are from one region of the Periophthalmus magnuspinnatus isolate fPerMag1 chromosome 5, fPerMag1.2.pri, whole genome shotgun sequence genome:
- the si:ch1073-335m2.2 gene encoding msx2-interacting protein → MVRETRHLWVGNLPEHVREEKIVEHFKRYGRVESVKVLRKRGSEGGVAAFVDFVDIKSAQKAHNAVNKMGDRDLRTDYNEPGSVPSAVRGLEDGSPSSSRDVTGFSRGTVGPVFGPPVSLHTREGRYERRIDGSSESRDRAYDHSAYGHHERSSTFDRQRHYNADYYRDRSMFAAAGSGSSAISGTFEASDPHFEARLRDPFTLTSASRRDIYRDDRGRRVDRTYHHRRSRSSHSSQSRQPSPQRTTGQTPKSSHSPKRAPLSPGRGPRSRSHSRSSSSDSVSSSSSTGSGSESNSSSSDGSRARSVQSSATHAPPASVILDTDEPRRSFGIKVQNLPVRSTDTSLKDGLFHEFKKHGKVTSVQIHGASEDRYGLVFFRQQEDQEKALSVSKGKLFFGMLIEVTAYNGPETESENEFRPLDGRIDEFHPKATRTLFIGNLEKTTSYQQLLDVFQRFGEIVDIDIKKVNGVPQYAFVQYSDIASVCKAIKKMDGEYLGSNRLKLGFGKSMPTTCVWLDGLASNITEQYLTRHFCRYGHVVKVVLDRLKGMALILYNNTDFAQAAVRETKGWKLGGNKIKVDFASQESQLAFYRSMQASGQDIREFYDLPLERREERRPPYHEFTERAYYENLRTPGLYPEEARREYAARRERFPELEHYQGDHFDPRYHEDPRDYRDYRDPFEQDIRKYTYIQRERERERERFEADRSRWSPSHPRRPITPAVSPSPSERERAPRDPERRVFSQSSERSGSVSSMSPPLNVFDKSDKSLEHGSKNDKTEKTAPTDRLSSGEKTKRTKRKEKTDKGLKSRKTKAQSPSSQILEAEPEAGFEGVAGRSKGPDQDGHERQKYKGDLDNHEAVKNETLELSKGENLEMDGKTRLKKQIKTELGSDGKDSVDSERMLARKRRFAESSGKIIPQKRSKADEEEPAEFGASGAHQKEMDTHKDSQRRDSRPKTDKTQKEGQEDPKGHKEKGDVSSELQDSKRHSVSRRFSHEGGSDQANAREEQHGPLKFSASSDIDKSAKNKDDHVDIDLSQSYRKQMEQNRRLQQQRESDKLEKPESPLENKSEDIEDRSLVHEVGKPPEDVTVTDNFPSHRFKKLDQFDAETGVKRERVYRSFRHKSEDPEWNSGLSPGHSHMDNDFVSPLRKELSRIDDKLPEIERLKKTLDAQVKPHTPILGVEEEQQKRWENRVKQVDNFLQEQNFSRGKGFHNRKRMEYGVWDLEPGEVRSDSEEDREPKSHSPVPSTSINFSERLRGERFSDPKLAQLEKNKFYSFAHDRTITPDTKALLERAKSLSREDNWSFLDYDPHLASFRDRKDTVKVESAPKPIKLVSWYKRYKTRSGSEDKLDDRKEEPKPEEPERRELFASRFFHSAVFELDSRRLQHLERRHEEPENNPSQPGVQDGVDSEIESGPVILFHSRFLELTKQQNNKPQEAKVEPVSVEENKLQNVTRQESQAPVSQSPQTESPRETEVKPISPIEEMTPEPQLPPASPAPPAPPAPQPEVKTMSPVEVKHEPVMPTPEPCPPVSSVKEETKEEDKVNEHVNMLQQSTTEVLPKSEPVPEPDFPHEKSHPSPTEVKLEIIEHVKSQDSGTKSRRSSQDEAIVATEFKSEMVPEVPESKMPRTASPKQESEMDTESTSKTETEPEEEKPQISKGQLPIQNNTHEELALPQKENKQKEIKSKKFFQPPASVTPCLVVSPTNSDKQATRKSERIDREKTKRGSSPRGEAKSTAKSPVHGSDPDGSDQGLSGGRRSRRNVKSVYATLFEDETPVRPGKEILESPRAGRKRGTDKEVVPQNSEQEPNVPAPVKRGRPPKNRKQCDENVSIKAEKSKAETKDTDSNESESGERTPRASKGRHSPHGSKSSSHTSTISGYGSGRKGDKAEVPDEQEMDITDEDAVQDSLTPSKDEQTKYCYKKEEKEREQKEAGKTKESPSEQTGDGKSNKEAESTEEKHSTDKDRFGKGKTKLPKVPKSPVLKNLKIRLHVTEVKDLLQLGEDELVSQEDSKKLRATDPTEVSKVASSVKVGPKSEEKEIVEMDKKEPLEAAKIQELEEAVENIAKLTEPTFPAAPTLTENKSDPEPEEEKSIPNETELMAAIGSITGEDTPLPQPPPARAEICSEPEMQDSVQSGKEEVAEGDASNIQDDLFNPSTPKKGARGRKTPKRPKGQKQTKKDVKEEGTSEELSSTAESPAPTVKVIPEKTPPVVAAVITPTSWTPMPEPSVVKSDVKAEMEKPEDHGPSPKPVYPQPSSPMCPKAQQVQPEPVTTSPTYGSRTNIRPPQAPRPPASSPDWLPPKDGSVPSVPSISISTNDRSLPHEAERVEPEQPSSDLRKILMQRQSMPLFVGLTPAAPLAQNRDQNTTDGHQLSTLPNKSPLPESRLAAHPVPPIVRPPASLPSSETKTVISVIASTATSVISRVCNPPEHEDKVTNAVNPCIDILPKPPYRQSKDDHGPYHGQSGDDVGSARFIIDSPAPTPGSCPGLRVNTSEGVVLLSHSMQKLEGRQRISAKISQIPQATPGDMESQQLVSMPQIKPDMYSHPQPGLQKGPSQTDHGHPGKSQSMKHDAGSLDKMESAYPPGPQGVVKRLPVGSQQVMGYHQEYLSMKHSKKMDTADPHSSDAMKPSWTSAISPAISPHLPSPPGNHVSFVTGSDRAPPHLQGVKQEPRSPRKSGHPQSPFAKVSSPIGSSSPKGIPVMLPTNLPSIQPFIAGVHHPEQSVIMPTHSGAPHRVNQSIPVGHLVQGEVRVNTPPLYGMHGDPLASPWPAAMQPRPTSPQTVNRDKVLKVNPGALRSHEEQEEARRFHPVTTRQSGPPLKPDSMQPDPRMPMRSAMEQYMGRDIRLLMQQGDRPTADPHTALLQEPIPSSSTSSSLPMSPRQHLLSKGISEKELSKQLEAKRPNSPLHKDGIMAIRQSQAIGSPQRVPMMPPAPSGSFQEYPGLYNRGMHPPMPEPAPPVGLQQPHAPPTMMGTELQPKPESKISQPMVQLLNKYPIVWQGLLALKNDTAAVQLHFVCGNNVLARRSLPLQEGGALLRIAQRMRLEAPQLESVARRMTGDSDFCLLLALPCGRDQEDVLNQTQALKSAFINYLQSKLAAGIINIPNPGSNQPAYVLQIFPPCEFSESHLSQLAPDLLNRISTISPHLMIVITSA, encoded by the exons ATGGTTCGGGAAACCAGACACCTATGGGTGGGGAATTTACCCGAACACGTCCGAGAGGAGAAGATCGTGGAGCATTTTAAACG GTATGGACGTGTGGAGAGTGTTAAAGTCCTCCGAAAGCGGGGATCTGAGGGGGGTGTTGCAGCTTTTGTCGATTTTGTGGATATCAAAAGTGCTCAGAAGGCCCATAATGCTGTCAATAAGATGGGAGATCGGGACCTACGGACAGACTACAATGAACCTGGCTCGGTCCCAAGTGCTGTACGGGGCCTTGAGGACGGATCCCCTTCGAGCAGTCGAGACGTTACAGGATTCTCTAGGGGGACAGTGGGCCCTGTGTTTGGGCCGCCAGTGTCCCTTCACACCAGAGAGGGGCGTTATGAACGGAGAATAGATGG CAGCTCAGAAAGCAGAGATCGCGCTTATGACCACAGCGCATATGGACACCATGAACGCAGCAGCACTTTTGATCGGCAGCGACACTACAATGCGGACTATTACCGTGATCGCTCTATGTTTGCTGCTGCTGGTTCTGGGAGCAGTGCTATCAGTGGGACTTTTGAAGCATCTGACCCACATTTTGAGGCTAGGCTTAGAGACCCCTTTACTTTGACTTCTGCCTCACGTCGTGACATCTACAGAGATGACCGGGGGCGGCGTGTTGACAGGACATATCATCATCGACGAAGCAGATCCTCTCATTCCTCACAATCAAGACAACCCTCTCCCCAGCGGACCACAGGACAAACCCCCAAATCTTCTCATTCCCCTAAAAGAGCTCCCCTGTCCCCTGGTAGAGGCCCAAGGTCTCGATCACATAGTAGATCTTCAAGCTCAGATTCTGtgagcagcagtagcagcacaGGGAGTGGCAG TGAATCAAATAGCAGCTCAAGTGATGGGTCACGGGCTCGATCAGTTCAGTCATCAGCTACACATGCTCCTCCTGCTTCTGTGATTCTTGATACAGACGAACCACGTAGGAGCTTTggaataaaagttcaaaatcTGCCTGTCCGGTCAACAG acaCCAGTTTAAAAGATGGTCTTTTCCACGAATTTAAAAAACATGGGAAAGTGACCTCTGTACAGATCCATGGAGCATCGGAGGATCGTTATGGCCTGGTTTTTTTCCGACAGCAAGAAGATCAAGAGAAGGCACTTAGTGTCTCAAAGGGGAAACTCTTCTTTGGCATGCTAATTGAGGTCACTGCCTATAATGGACCTG AAACGGAGAGTGAGAATGAATTTAGACCTCTAGATGGGCGGATTGACGAATTCCACCCAAAAGCCACAAGGACCCTGTTTATTGGAAACCTCGAAAAGACCACAAGTTACCAACAGCTTCTTGATGTTTTTCAACGTTTTGGAGAAATTGTG GATATTGACATAAAGAAAGTAAAtggtgttccacagtatgcctttGTGCAATATTCTGATATTGCAAGTGTTTGCAAGGCCAttaagaagatggatggagaaTATCTTGGAAGTAATAGATTAAAG CTTGGTTTTGGCAAAAGCATGCCCACTACATGTGTTTGGCTTGATGGTCTGGCATCTAACATAACAGAGCAATACCTCACAAGGCACTTTTGCCGTTATGGACATGTTGTCAAG GTTGTGCTTGACAGATTAAAGGGTATGGCACTTATCTTGTATAACAACACAGACTTTGCTCAGGCAGCTGTTCGGGAGACCAAGGGCTGGAAACTTGGtggtaataaaataaag GTGGATTTTGCAAGCCAAGAAAGTCAACTTGCCTTCTATCGCTCAATGCAGGCATCGGGTCAAGACATTAGGGAGTTCTATGATCTACCACTTGAAAGGAG GGAAGAGCGCAGACCTCCATACCATGAATTTACAGAGAGGGCCTACTATGAAAACCTACGTACCCCAGGCCTTTATCCCGAAGAAGCCAGAAGAGAGTATGCTGCTCGGAGAGAACGCTTTCCTGAACTTGAACATTACCAGGGTGACCACTTTGACCCCCGGTACCATGAAGACCCTCGAgactatagggactacagagacCCATTTGAACAGGACATTCGGAAATATACATACATTCAAAGAGAGCGGGAAAGGGAGCGAGAGCGGTTTGAGGCCGACCGGAGCAGGTGGAGCCCCTCTCACCCACGACGGCCTATAACTCCTGCTGTGTCACCTTCACCATCAGAGCGCGAGCGTGCTCCCAGAGACCCAGAGCGGCGCGTGTTCAGCCAATCCTCTGAGAGAAGTGGCAGTGTAAGCTCCATGTCTCCACCACTCAATGTCTTTGACAAATCTGATAAATCCCTTGAGCATGGTTCCAAAAATGATAAGACTGAGAAGACGGCCCCAACTGATCGCCTGTCTAGTGGTGAGAAAACAAAGCGAaccaaaagaaaagagaaaactgACAAGGGGCTTAAATCAAGAAAAACAAAGGCACAGTCACCATCTTCTCAAATACTTGAGGCAGAACCTGAAGCAGGTTTTGAAGGAGTAGCTGGCCGGAGTAAAGGCCCAGATCAAGACGGCCATGAAAGGCAGAAGTACAAAGGAGATCTGGACAATCATGAAgctgttaaaaatgaaactttGGAACTGAGTAAAGGAGAAAATTTGGAAATGGATGGAAAAACAAgactcaaaaaacaaataaaaactgaattggGAAGTGATGGAAAAGACTCTGTGGACTCTGAACGTATGCTTGCAAGAAAGAGACGCTTTGCTGAATCCAGTGGGAAAATCATACCTCAGAAGAGGAGCAAGGCTGACGAGGAGGAACCTGCTGAATTTGGTGCTAGTGGAGCACATCAAAAAGAGATGGACACTCACAAAGATTCACAACGAAGAGATTCAAGACCCAAAACTGACAAAACTCAAAAAGAAGGCCAAGAAGATCCCAAGGGGCATAAAGAGAAGGGAGACGTATCTTCTGAGTTGCAAGACTCAAAAAGACACAGTGTATCCAGGAGGTTTTCTCATGAGGGAGGTTCAGACCAAGCAAATGCAAGAGAGGAACAACATGGACCACTAAAGTTTAGTGCCTCATCTGATATTGACAAAAGTGCTAAAAACAAAGATGACCATGTTGATATTGATCTTTCGCAGAGTTACCGTAAGCAAATGGAACAAAATAGAAGGCTACAGCAGCAGCGAGAGTCTGACAAACTGGAAAAACCAGAAAGCCCACTTGAAAATAAGAGTGAGGATATAGAGGACCGCAGTCTTGTGCATGAAGTTGGTAAACCACCAGAGGATGTCACAGTTACAGACAATTTCCCATCACACAGGTTTAAAAAGTTGGATCAGTTTGATGCTGAAACGGGGGTTAAGCGAGAGCGTGTCTACAGGAGCTTTAGGCATAAAAGTGAAGATCCTGAGTGGAACAGTGGCTTGTCTCCTGGACATTCTCATATGGATAATGACTTTGTTAGTCCTTTAAGGAAAGAGTTGAGCAGGATTGATGACAAATTGCCAGAAATAGAACGCCTTAAAAAGACGCTTGACGCGCAAGTAAAACCACATACTCCAATCCTTGGTGTGGAAGAAGAGCAGCAAAAAAGATGGGAGAACAGAGTTAAACAAGTGGACAACTTTCTACAAGAGCAAAATTTCTCAAGAGGCAAAGGATTTCATAATCGCAAACGTATGGAATATGGCGTTTGGGACTTGGAGCCAGGAGAAGTCAGATCTGATTCTGAAGAAGACCGAGAACCCAAGTCACACTCTCCTGTCCCTTCAACATCCATTAACTTTTCAGAAAGGCTGCGTGGGGAGAGATTTTCAGACCCCAAACTGGCAcaacttgaaaaaaacaaattctaCTCTTTTGCACATGACCGAACCATCACTCCTGATACTAAAGCTCTTCTAGAGCGTGCCAAATCTTTATCCAGAGAGGATAACTGGTCATTCTTGGATTATGATCCCCACTTAGCAAGTTTTCGGGATAGAAAAGACACTGTGAAAGTGGAATCTGCTCCCAAACCAATTAAGCTTGTTTCTTGGTATAAGAGATACAAGACCAGAAGTGGTTCTGAAGATAAACTTGATGACAGAAAGGAGGAGCCTAAACCGGAGGAACCGGAGCGCAGAGAACTGTTTGCCTCTCGCTTTTTTCACAGTGCAGTTTTTGAGTTGGACTCTAGACGTCTTCAACATCTGGAACGCAGACATGAAGAACCGGAAAATAATCCAAGTCAACCGGGAGTACAAGATGGAGTTGATAGTGAAATCGAGAGTGGGCCTGTCATACTGTTCCACAGTCGTTTTTTGGAACTGACAAAACAGCAGAACAATAAACCCCAGGAGGCAAAAGTAGAACCTGTTTCTGTTGAAGAAAACAAGTTACAAAATGTAACCCGTCAAGAGTCACAAGCCCCAGTATCACAGTCACCACAAACAGAATCTCCCCGAGAAACTGAAGTGAAGCCCATCAGTCCGATTGAAGAGATGACTCCTGAACCACAGCTCCCACCAGCCTCACCTGCCCCACCTGCCCCACCTGCCCCCCAGCCTGAAGTCAAGACCATGTCTCCTGTAGAGGTGAAACATGAGCCAGTGATGCCCACACCAGAGCCATGTCCCCCTGTCTCTTCGGTGAAGGAAGAGACTAAGGAGGAAGATAAAGTAAATGAGCATGTCAACATGTTACAGCAATCAACAACTGAAGTACTCCCAAAATCTGAACCAGTTCCTGAACCAGATTTTCCTCATGAAAAATCTCACCCTTCTCCAACAGAGGTGAAGTTGGAAATAATTGAACATGTGAAATCCCAGGACAGTGGCACAAAATCACGCCGTTCTTCTCAAGATGAGGCCATTGTAGCTACTGAGTTCAAATCAGAAATGGTTCCTGAAGTGCCAGAGTCCAAAATGCCTCGTACAGCAAGTCCAAAACAAGAAAGTGAAATGGACACAGAGTCTACAAGCAAAACTGAAACAGAGCCTGAAGAGGAGAAACCACAGATTAGTAAAGGGCAACTaccaatacaaaataatacacatgAAGAGTTGGCGTTACCccagaaagaaaataaacaaaaagaaattaaaagtaaaaaattttTCCAGCCTCCTGCATCAGTCACTCCTTGTCTGGTTGTGTCACCAACTAATTCGGATAAACAAGCCACGCGCAAAAGTGAGAGAATCGATCGAGAAAAGACCAAACGTGGCTCATCTCCAAGAGGCGAAGCAAAGTCTACAGCCAAATCGCCTGTCCATGGTTCAGATCCTGATGGGTCAGACCAGGGTTTGtctggaggaagaagaagccGAAGGAATGTTAAATCTGTTTATGCAACACTATTTGAAGATGAGACACCAGTTCGTCCTGGAAAAGAAATATTAGAATCACCCCGTGCAGGCCGAAAACGTGGTACAGACAAAGAAGTGGTGCCACAAAATTCAGAACAAGAGCCCAATGTTCCAGCACCAGTTAAAAGAGGTCGGCCACCCAAAAATCGCAAACAATGTGATGAAAATGTGTCTATTAAGGCTGAAAAATCAAAAGCAGAAACAAAAGACACAGATTCTAATGAATCAGAAAGCGGTGAACGAACTCCAAGAGCATCTAAAGGCCGTCATTCCCCTCATGGCAGTAAAAGTTCAAGTCACACTTCAACAATCTCTGGATATGGTTCAGGCAGGAAAGGGGATAAAGCTGAAGTGCCTGATGAACAAGAAATGGACATTACTGATGAAGATGCAGTGCAAGATTCATTAACACCAAGTAAAGATGAGCAAACTAAATATTGCTacaagaaagaggagaaagaaagagaacagAAGGAAGCAGGAAAAACTAAGGAATCTCCAAGTGAACAAACTGGGGATGGCAAATCAAATAAAGAGGCTGAATCCACAGAGGAAAAACACAGTACAGACAAGGACCGGTTTGGCAAAGGAAAAACTAAATTACCAAAGGTTCCCAAGTCTCCCGTTCTCAAGAATCTTAAGATCAGACTTCATGTTACAGAAGTGAAAGACTTGCTGCAGTTGGGGGAAGATGAACTTGTAAGTCAAGAGGACTCAAAAAAGCTTAGAGCCACAGATCCGACTGAAGTTTCAAAAGTTGCAAGTTCTGTTAAAGTTGGCCCCAAAAGTGAAGAGAAGGAAATTGTGGAAATGGATAAAAAAGAACCCCTGGAAGCAGCAAAAATACAGGAATTGGAAGAAGCTGTTGAGAACATTGCCAAACTCACAGAACCAACCTTCCCTGCAGCACCAACACtcacagaaaataaaagtgatCCAGAGCCAGAAGAAGAAAAATCTATCCCAAATGAGACTGAACTCATGGCAGCAATTGGTTCAATAACAGGAGAGGACACGCCGTTGCCACAACCTCCTCCAGCGAGGGCAGAAATCTGTTCAGAACCTGAAATGCAAGACAGTGTTCAGTCTGGCAAAGAGGAGGTGGCTGAAGGAGATGCATCTAATATACAAGATGATCTTTTCAATCCATCAACACCTAAAAAGGGAGCCAGGGGAAGAAAAACCCCTAAACGCCCTAAAGGCCAAAAGCAGACAAAGAAAGATGTAAAGGAAGAGGGTACAAGTGAGGAGTTATCTTCAACTGCTGAAAGCCCAGCTCCCACTGTGAAGGTAATTCCTGAGAAGACTCCACCTGTTGTTGCAGCTGTCATTACTCCTACATCATGGACTCCAATGCCAGAGCCCTCTGTGGTCAAATCTGATGTCAAAGCTGAAATGGAGAAACCTGAAGACCACGGGCCATCTCCAAAGCCTGTTTATCCTCAGCCCAGTAGTCCAATGTGCCCTAAAGCTCAGCAGGTTCAACCAGAGCCTGTCACAACCTCTCCAACATATGGAAGTCGGACTAATATTAGACCACCTCAAGCTCCCAGACCACCCGCTTCTTCACCAGATTGGCTTCCACCCAAAGATGGAAGTGTCCCTTCTGTACCTTCCATATCGATATCAACAAATGACCGATCACTGCCCCATGAAGCTGAGAGGGTGGAACCTGAACAACCTTCTAGTGACCTAAGAAAGATTTTGATGCAACGCCAAAGTATGCCTTTGTTTGTTGGTTTGACTCCTGCAGCCCCTCTTGCCCAGAACAGAGACCAGAACACCACTGACGGTCATCAGCTGTCTACTTTGCCAAATAAGTCACCACTGCCTGAAAGCAGGTTGGCAGCTCATCCAGTACCGCCCATTGTTCGACCACCAGCCTCTTTACCATCCTCCGAAACAAAGACTGTGATCTCAGTCATTGCATCTACAGCAACGTCTGTTATTAGTCGTGTCTGCAACCCCCCAGAGCATGAAGATAAAGTAACTAATGCTGTCAACCCGTGCATAGACATTTTACCCAAACCACCATATAGGCAAAGTAAAGATGACCATGGACCTTACCATGGCCAGTCAGGGGATGATGTGGGCAGTGCACGCTTCATCATTGACAGTCCTGCTCCGACTCCAgggtcctgtcctggtctgagAGTGAACACCTCTGAAGGCGTGGTTCTGTTGAGCCACTCAATGCAGAAACTGGAGGGACGCCAGCGGATCAGTGCTAAGATAAGTCAGATCCCACAAGCCACTCCAGGAGATATGGAATCCCAACAGCTTGTGTCAATGCCTCAGATAAAGCCGGACATGTATAGCCACCCACAGCCCGGACTTCAAAAGGGGCCCTCACAAACAGATCATGGGCATCCTGGAAAGTCCCAGTCCATGAAACATGATGCCGGGAGCCTGGACAAGATGGAGTCAGCCTATCCGCCTGGACCCCAAGGTGTTGTGAAGCGTCTCCCAGTTGGGAGTCAGCAAGTTATGGGTTATCACCAAgagtacttatcaatgaaacatTCAAAGAAAATGGACACTGCTGACCCTCATAGTTCAGATGCAATGAAACCGTCTTGGACATCTGCCATTAGTCCTGCCATAAGCCCTCACCTGCCGTCTCCCCCTGGAAACCATGTCAGCTTTGTTACTGGTTCAGACAGAGCTCCACCACACCTTCAAGGGGTTAAACAGGAGCCACGGTCACCACGGAAATCTGGTCATCCGCAGTCTCCATTTGCTAAAGTCTCGTCACCCATTGGCTCTTCATCACCAAAAGGCATTCCAGTCATGTTGCCAACCAACCTCCCCTCTATTCAGCCATTTATAGCAGGAGTCCATCACCCAGAGCAGTCTGTTATCATGCCAACTCATTCGGGTGCTCCTCATAGAGTCAACCAATCGATTCCAGTTGGCCATCTTGTGCAGGGAGAGGTCCGTGTCAATACTCCACCTCTTTATGGTATGCATGGGGACCCTCTTGCTTCTCCTTGGCCTGCAGCAATGCAGCCACGGCCAACCTCACCACAGACTGTTAACAGAGACAAGGTTTTAAAGGTGAACCCTGGTGCTTTAAGGAGTCATGAAGAACAGGAAGAAGCCAGGCGCTTCCACCCGGTGACGACTCGCCAGTCAGGGCCcccactaaagcctgactccaTGCAGCCAGACCCTCGGATGCCCATGCGCAGTGCTATGGAACAGTACATGGGGAGAGATATACGGCTCCTCATGCAACAGGGAGACCGTCCTACAGCTGATCCCCACACTGCCCTTCTCCAAGAGCCCATCCCTTCATCCTCCACGTCCTCTAGTTTACCTATGTCTCCAAGGCAACATCTTTTATCAAAAGGCATTTCTGAAAAGGAGCTCTCTAAACAACTGGAAGCCAAAAGACCAAACTCTCCTCTTCATAAAGATGGCATAATGGCAATAAGACAGTCACAAGCCATAGGATCCCCACAGAGAGTGCCAATGATGCCCCCAGCGCCCAGTGGAAGCTTCCAGGAGTACCCAGGCCTATACAACAGAGGAATGCACCCACCTATGCCAGAgccagcgccccctgtgggtcTTCAGCAGCCACACGCCCCTCCAACAATGATG GGTACAGAACTCCAGCCAAAACCAGAGAGTAAGATTTCCCAGCCCATGGTGCAGTTGCTCAAT AAATACCCAATTGTATGGCAAGGCCTCCTGGCTCTGAAAAATGACACCGCTGCGGTCCAGCTGCATTTTGTATGTGGCAACAATGTTTTGGCCCGCCGTTCTCTGCCACTACAAGAAGGGGGTGCTCTCCTCAGGATTGCCCAGAGAATGAGACTCGAGGCGCCACAGTTGGAGAGTGTAGCCAGAAGGATGACA ggGGATAGTGATTTTTGTCTTCTTCTGGCTCTACCGTGTGGACGAGATCAAGAAGATGTCCTAAATCAGACCCAAGCCCTGAAGTCTGCTTTCATCAATTACTTGCAGTCAAAACTGGCTGCTGGGATTATTAATATTCCTAACCCAGGCTCCAATCAG ccCGCCTATGTCCTACAGATTTTCCCTCCATGTGAGTTTTCGGAAAGCCACCTGTCGCAGCTAGCCCCCGATCTTCTGAACAGGATCTCCACCATTTCACCACACCTCATGATTGTGATCACCTCTGCGTAA